Proteins encoded in a region of the Elizabethkingia bruuniana genome:
- a CDS encoding bacteriocin-like protein has translation MKTLKKLSRADLKNALGGRREEKAMCTTGANDDCKAMGLECGLYVTKEWYAMRCVKPN, from the coding sequence ATGAAAACTTTAAAAAAGCTTTCAAGAGCAGATTTGAAAAATGCATTAGGCGGAAGAAGAGAAGAAAAGGCAATGTGTACTACAGGAGCTAATGATGACTGTAAAGCAATGGGACTTGAATGTGGTCTATATGTTACAAAAGAATGGTATGCGATGAGATGTGTAAAACCAAATTAA
- a CDS encoding helix-turn-helix domain-containing protein — translation MNIVGSRIKRIREEKGIKQEYMAYELDISQSNYGRLEKQDSRLTVPKIQKIAGVLGVSVALLFGEEISNVVNEGFNASNENEKHIESLKEEIDFLRKMLKDQGK, via the coding sequence ATGAATATTGTTGGATCCAGGATAAAAAGAATCCGTGAAGAAAAAGGAATTAAACAAGAATATATGGCCTATGAACTCGATATTTCTCAGAGTAATTATGGAAGATTAGAAAAACAGGACAGCAGACTTACTGTTCCTAAAATTCAAAAGATTGCTGGAGTATTAGGAGTTTCTGTAGCTTTATTGTTTGGTGAAGAAATTAGTAATGTTGTAAACGAGGGTTTTAATGCTTCCAATGAAAATGAAAAGCATATTGAATCTTTGAAAGAAGAAATAGATTTTTTAAGGAAAATGTTAAAAGACCAGGGAAAGTAA
- a CDS encoding SanA/YdcF family protein encodes MFLANIWVVALTDGRTFTKLSKIPAQKCALVLGTSPKTVGGRANPYFITRMDAVTALYNIGKVKRIIVSGEKSKNYDEPKAMRNYLIFNGGIPQSAIIEDPKGFNTQASIFRCKYIYQENNVIIVSQGFHNLRALFMARNEGMNAYAFDAQDVNSNESFYRNHAREFLARVKAVVLYVFNISPEISGEKVKID; translated from the coding sequence ATGTTTTTAGCCAACATATGGGTTGTTGCGCTTACTGACGGGCGTACCTTTACAAAACTGAGCAAAATTCCAGCCCAGAAATGTGCATTAGTACTCGGAACTTCTCCAAAAACTGTAGGCGGCAGGGCAAATCCATACTTTATAACACGTATGGATGCTGTTACAGCTTTGTATAATATCGGAAAAGTAAAACGCATTATTGTAAGCGGAGAAAAAAGTAAGAATTACGACGAGCCTAAAGCCATGAGAAACTATCTCATCTTTAATGGTGGAATACCACAATCGGCAATTATTGAAGACCCTAAAGGTTTTAATACTCAGGCCAGTATTTTCAGATGTAAGTATATCTATCAGGAAAACAATGTTATCATTGTATCACAGGGCTTCCATAACTTAAGAGCTTTATTTATGGCAAGAAACGAAGGAATGAATGCTTATGCATTCGATGCCCAGGATGTAAATAGCAATGAAAGCTTTTATAGGAATCATGCCCGTGAGTTTTTAGCACGTGTAAAAGCCGTGGTTCTTTATGTGTTTAATATCTCTCCTGAGATTTCAGGAGAAAAGGTGAAAATAGATTAG
- a CDS encoding 2Fe-2S iron-sulfur cluster-binding protein, whose protein sequence is MTKTSFSLTFEIPEHLKEKFQYESGQYSAIKLGNRQNDYSYTSAPYENELSFGIKYSSEESFAYHLYKSLEPGDVVEISEPQGRFTIRSRPNEKRTILCFASGIGITPILSHMKNILHNEANTRLFLFYGNRDKENIAYIDELSDLQTQYPDRFHSFFFFSREKAQNLMFQGRLDAKKVSLIINQILDQDEEDEESTIWDATDEVLICGPGEMIKSIANACYHHGIRKQNIHFELFDEFNEDIYEIEEELPVVKDIEVKFTLFGKKYEHHIPSNETRILSALLEAGFDIPYSCKSGLCGSCRCHLEEGEVYMVENEYLTEKETQSGLILPCVGVALSREINLNFDNI, encoded by the coding sequence TTGACAAAAACGAGCTTTTCCCTGACCTTCGAAATTCCGGAACATTTAAAAGAAAAATTCCAATATGAATCAGGACAATATTCTGCTATAAAACTAGGAAACAGACAGAATGATTATTCTTATACCTCGGCACCTTATGAAAATGAGTTAAGCTTTGGAATTAAATATAGTAGCGAAGAGAGCTTTGCATATCACCTTTATAAGAGTCTGGAACCTGGAGATGTTGTTGAAATTTCGGAACCACAAGGGCGTTTTACGATAAGATCCAGACCAAATGAGAAAAGAACTATTCTTTGTTTTGCTTCAGGAATAGGAATCACACCTATTCTTAGTCACATGAAGAACATTCTTCATAATGAAGCCAATACAAGATTATTCCTGTTTTATGGAAATAGAGATAAAGAAAATATTGCATATATAGACGAACTGTCCGATTTGCAAACACAATATCCGGACAGATTTCATTCATTTTTCTTTTTTTCCAGAGAAAAAGCTCAAAATCTGATGTTCCAGGGAAGACTGGATGCAAAAAAGGTAAGTCTTATTATCAACCAAATTCTTGATCAGGATGAGGAAGATGAAGAATCTACAATATGGGATGCTACCGATGAAGTCCTTATATGCGGTCCCGGCGAAATGATTAAATCTATTGCCAATGCCTGTTATCATCATGGTATAAGAAAACAAAATATTCATTTTGAACTTTTTGATGAGTTTAATGAAGATATATATGAAATAGAAGAGGAATTACCTGTAGTAAAAGATATTGAGGTAAAATTCACTCTTTTTGGTAAAAAATATGAACATCATATCCCTTCTAATGAAACCAGAATACTGAGCGCTCTGTTAGAAGCAGGATTTGACATTCCATATTCCTGTAAGTCCGGATTATGCGGGTCGTGTAGATGTCATTTGGAAGAAGGAGAAGTCTACATGGTAGAAAATGAATATTTAACAGAAAAAGAAACACAATCTGGTTTGATTTTACCTTGTGTTGGTGTAGCTTTATCCAGAGAAATTAATTTAAACTTCGATAATATCTGA
- a CDS encoding TlpA family protein disulfide reductase: protein MKKLFFGITILSAIVACKKTDSPVTGNKNNDRTEMVPNPEGEVKDSGKALQILGEDKVAELLKTKDNDTLYVTNFFATWCGPCMIEIPYFKTEMEKLKGEKVKFTFVSVDQPEDWNTKVKEFGNIQGLSSNIVLFDMVNAAPGFAKSNTNTWDGGAIPFTRMSKGNKVFEKVGTLSEEEMQSKLNEFK from the coding sequence ATGAAAAAGCTATTCTTTGGGATTACAATACTGTCAGCAATTGTTGCTTGTAAAAAAACAGATTCCCCTGTAACAGGAAATAAAAACAACGACAGAACTGAAATGGTTCCGAATCCGGAAGGGGAAGTTAAAGATTCCGGAAAAGCATTGCAGATCCTTGGAGAGGATAAAGTAGCAGAGCTTTTAAAGACTAAAGATAATGATACACTGTATGTTACTAATTTCTTTGCAACATGGTGTGGACCTTGTATGATCGAAATTCCATATTTTAAAACTGAAATGGAAAAACTAAAAGGTGAGAAAGTTAAATTCACTTTTGTAAGTGTAGACCAGCCGGAAGACTGGAATACTAAGGTTAAAGAATTTGGAAATATCCAGGGACTAAGTAGTAATATAGTATTATTTGATATGGTAAATGCAGCTCCTGGATTTGCTAAAAGCAATACCAATACATGGGATGGTGGTGCTATACCATTTACCAGAATGTCTAAAGGAAATAAAGTATTCGAGAAAGTTGGTACACTTTCCGAAGAGGAAATGCAGAGTAAACTTAACGAGTTTAAATAA
- a CDS encoding FecCD family ABC transporter permease, with amino-acid sequence MSVKFRNISIGLLALFFILAFINLNIGFTDLNFTDFFSSDESTSLIAQLRINRVIIIFLAGISIPTSGFLMQEYFQNPLAGPEVLGITSVASLAVASYIFLTKDFTLPEFLQSGLISMAAFAGSLLLMLILLAYSKAFTDKTYLIIFGFLISALASAIVSLMQVYAQSESLKSYVLWSFGANNQVTLSQIAIVGALVTVGMFLCFRSIKPLMGNALGESYAKSFGVNLERLKYLVIICSSLLSASITAFLGPVLFIGIVVPHFCRMLWNPAQLWQQWILNILFGACLLELFSIISELAHWPINIISSLFGVPVILTMLVKMNRRAV; translated from the coding sequence ATGTCAGTGAAATTTAGAAATATAAGTATAGGGCTTCTGGCCCTATTCTTTATCTTAGCCTTTATCAATCTGAATATAGGCTTTACTGATTTGAATTTTACTGATTTCTTTTCTTCTGATGAAAGCACCTCATTAATAGCTCAGTTACGTATCAACAGAGTTATTATAATATTTCTGGCAGGAATATCTATTCCTACAAGCGGCTTTCTTATGCAGGAGTATTTTCAGAATCCATTGGCGGGACCTGAAGTTTTAGGAATAACCTCTGTGGCCTCTCTGGCTGTTGCCAGTTATATTTTTCTTACTAAAGATTTTACATTACCCGAATTTTTGCAAAGTGGCCTTATCAGCATGGCTGCATTTGCAGGCAGTCTTTTGTTAATGCTTATATTACTGGCATATTCCAAAGCCTTTACCGATAAAACCTATCTTATTATCTTTGGCTTTCTTATATCAGCCTTAGCCAGTGCCATTGTAAGTCTTATGCAGGTATATGCACAAAGCGAATCTTTAAAGAGTTATGTTTTATGGTCATTTGGTGCTAATAATCAGGTAACACTTTCTCAGATAGCTATTGTAGGTGCTTTGGTCACAGTCGGAATGTTTTTATGTTTCAGATCAATAAAACCTTTAATGGGAAATGCATTGGGGGAAAGCTATGCTAAATCTTTTGGAGTAAATCTGGAAAGGTTAAAATACCTTGTTATTATTTGCTCTTCTCTGTTATCAGCAAGTATTACAGCATTTTTGGGACCTGTTTTGTTTATAGGAATTGTCGTTCCTCATTTTTGCAGAATGCTATGGAATCCTGCGCAGTTATGGCAGCAATGGATTCTCAATATATTATTTGGTGCCTGCTTGCTAGAGTTGTTTTCCATTATCTCGGAATTGGCTCATTGGCCTATTAATATTATATCTTCTTTGTTTGGAGTTCCCGTTATTCTGACTATGCTTGTTAAAATGAACCGCCGTGCAGTCTGA
- a CDS encoding ABC transporter ATP-binding protein — translation MQSEVILKLEHLDIGYQKALVKDICAELKPGEVCLLMGNNGQGKTTLIKNILGENKLLNGDIILAGQSINTLSALQIAKKISVVFSKATIPNGFTVKDLVSLGKYIHYPYYFSLNKKDEEEVIDIINKIGLQEYTDMPLQQLSDGNLQKAFIGRALVQNTSVIILDEPTTHLDEKNKTIVLATLRMLAKEYHKTILFSSHDWRLAKEFSDKIWYIKDGGLYSGIAEDILSAHPELTTPALFHFNDAFVTPHIEAPQLQKEMLFSVLQKNFKKDLSQFNFIFQDGIWDISSDTFQKKAKSFEEIIQLIRNL, via the coding sequence GTGCAGTCTGAAGTTATTTTAAAATTAGAACATCTTGATATTGGTTACCAGAAAGCTTTGGTAAAAGATATCTGTGCGGAACTAAAGCCGGGAGAAGTTTGTCTATTGATGGGAAATAATGGACAGGGGAAAACAACGCTTATCAAAAATATCCTTGGTGAAAACAAATTGCTAAACGGTGATATTATACTGGCTGGACAGTCAATAAACACCTTATCTGCGCTCCAAATTGCTAAAAAGATTTCAGTCGTCTTTTCCAAAGCAACTATTCCGAATGGATTTACAGTGAAAGATCTGGTAAGTTTAGGAAAATATATACATTATCCATATTATTTTTCTCTTAACAAAAAAGATGAAGAAGAGGTTATCGATATTATTAATAAGATTGGATTGCAGGAATATACAGATATGCCCCTTCAGCAGCTGTCAGACGGAAATCTGCAAAAAGCTTTTATAGGCCGTGCATTAGTGCAAAATACCTCTGTTATTATTCTTGATGAACCTACAACGCATTTGGATGAGAAGAACAAAACTATTGTTCTTGCCACACTTCGTATGCTGGCGAAAGAATACCATAAAACAATTCTGTTCTCTTCTCATGACTGGAGACTGGCAAAAGAATTTTCAGATAAGATATGGTATATTAAAGATGGAGGATTATATTCTGGTATTGCCGAGGATATACTGTCTGCCCATCCGGAGCTTACTACTCCTGCCCTTTTTCATTTCAATGATGCATTTGTAACTCCTCATATTGAAGCACCTCAGTTACAGAAAGAAATGCTATTCTCAGTGCTTCAAAAAAACTTCAAAAAAGACCTTTCTCAATTCAATTTTATCTTTCAGGATGGTATTTGGGATATTTCTTCAGATACATTTCAAAAAAAAGCTAAAAGTTTTGAAGAAATCATTCAATTAATCAGAAACCTTTAA
- a CDS encoding MarR family winged helix-turn-helix transcriptional regulator: MDNNKGRVDNIDLILKQTWLAVSKMYSERAQEYDSTAVQALTLLKIDPKEGTRSTNLGPKMAIEPTSLTRIIKLLEDNGYIYKEKTTTDKREVIIKLTDKGLNSRNLSKEVVVNFNKRVIETINPEKLETFKEVMRDILNIANDLNNKK; the protein is encoded by the coding sequence ATGGATAATAACAAAGGAAGAGTTGATAACATTGATCTTATTCTGAAGCAGACCTGGCTGGCCGTTTCCAAAATGTATTCGGAGCGTGCTCAGGAATATGATTCAACAGCTGTTCAGGCTTTAACACTTTTAAAGATCGATCCTAAAGAAGGAACAAGGAGCACTAACCTTGGACCAAAGATGGCTATCGAGCCAACATCACTTACAAGAATCATAAAACTTCTTGAAGACAACGGTTATATCTACAAAGAAAAAACAACTACAGATAAGAGAGAGGTTATAATAAAGCTTACCGATAAAGGGCTTAATTCGCGAAACCTTTCGAAAGAAGTAGTTGTTAATTTCAACAAAAGAGTAATCGAAACCATTAACCCTGAAAAATTGGAAACTTTCAAGGAAGTAATGCGTGATATTTTGAATATAGCAAACGATTTAAATAACAAGAAATAA
- a CDS encoding 3-hydroxyacyl-CoA dehydrogenase/enoyl-CoA hydratase family protein has protein sequence MKRRIKHVTVLGSGIMGSGIAAHFANIGVEVLLLDIVPNQLTDAETAKGLTLEDKAVRNRIASESLQKLPKASPALLYSPKFVSRITAGNFDDDLEKIKNTDWIIEVVVERLDIKKSVYEKIEKYRKPGTLVSSNTSGIPIHFLIEGRSDDFKKYFAGTHFFNPVRYLPLLEIIPTPETDPEIVNFYMEYGAKFLGKTTVLAKDTPAFIANRIGTFGIMNLFHSVKKLGLTVGEIDKLTGPVIGRPKSATFRTADVVGLDTLVHVANGIYGSGAESDTFKDQFVLPDFVQYMIDNKLLGSKTDAGFFKKVKNADGKSEILGLNLETLQYEPQGKASFPTLELTKTIDRPIDRFKVLIGGKDKAGEFYRQMLGALFAYASNKVPEISDEIYKIDDALRAGFGWENGPFEIWDAVGVQKGIELAKEAGYEVSDWVKNMAEGTSFYKINDEGQKTFFNEKANQYANIPGQDAFIILDNIRKNKTLWSNSGSAIEDLGDGIINFEIRSKMNSLGGEVLDGLNRAIDLAEKEYDGLVIGNQAANFSVGANLAMILMMAVDQDWDDLNMAINYFQQSMMRVRYSSIPVVVAPHGMTLGGGCEMTMHADRVVAAAETYIGLVEFGVGVIPGGGGSKELTVRTMKEVIADDVKTNRLRDAFMNIAMAKVATSAYEAYDMGILQKHKDIVVVNKNRQIAEAKQVALQLAEQGYTQPIKEKVKVLGQDALGMFYVGTDQMLAGRYISEHDKKIADKLGFVMAGGNLSEATDVSEQYLLNLEREAFLSLCGERKTLERIQYMLQNGKPLRN, from the coding sequence ATGAAAAGAAGAATAAAACATGTTACCGTTCTTGGTTCTGGGATTATGGGATCCGGTATTGCTGCACATTTTGCCAACATTGGTGTAGAAGTGTTGCTTCTGGATATTGTACCTAACCAGCTTACTGATGCGGAAACAGCTAAAGGTCTTACATTAGAAGACAAAGCGGTTCGTAACAGAATTGCTTCCGAAAGTTTACAAAAACTTCCTAAAGCAAGTCCTGCACTACTCTATTCTCCAAAGTTTGTAAGCAGAATTACTGCAGGAAACTTCGATGACGATTTAGAGAAAATCAAGAATACTGACTGGATTATAGAGGTTGTTGTAGAACGCCTTGACATCAAGAAGTCTGTATACGAAAAGATTGAGAAATACAGAAAACCGGGAACTTTAGTATCTTCTAATACTTCTGGTATTCCTATTCATTTCCTTATTGAAGGAAGAAGCGATGATTTTAAAAAATACTTCGCAGGAACACACTTCTTTAATCCGGTAAGATATTTACCACTTTTAGAAATTATTCCTACTCCGGAAACTGATCCTGAGATTGTAAATTTCTATATGGAATACGGTGCTAAATTCCTGGGTAAAACTACAGTTTTAGCAAAAGATACTCCAGCGTTTATCGCTAACAGAATTGGTACTTTTGGTATTATGAATTTATTCCATTCTGTAAAAAAGCTTGGCTTAACAGTTGGTGAAATTGATAAACTAACAGGACCAGTTATCGGCCGTCCAAAGTCTGCAACATTCCGTACTGCGGATGTAGTAGGTCTGGATACATTAGTACACGTAGCCAACGGAATCTATGGTAGCGGTGCAGAATCAGATACTTTCAAAGATCAATTTGTTCTACCTGATTTTGTACAATACATGATTGACAACAAGCTATTGGGATCTAAAACCGATGCTGGTTTCTTTAAAAAAGTAAAAAATGCTGATGGTAAGTCAGAAATCTTAGGCCTTAATCTTGAGACTCTGCAATACGAACCACAAGGAAAAGCAAGCTTCCCTACTCTGGAATTAACAAAGACTATTGACCGTCCTATCGATCGTTTCAAAGTACTAATTGGCGGAAAAGATAAGGCTGGTGAATTCTACAGACAGATGCTTGGGGCTTTATTTGCTTATGCTTCTAATAAAGTACCAGAAATTTCTGATGAAATCTATAAAATTGATGATGCTCTACGCGCAGGATTCGGCTGGGAAAATGGACCTTTCGAAATCTGGGATGCAGTAGGCGTTCAGAAAGGTATAGAGCTGGCGAAAGAAGCCGGATATGAAGTATCTGACTGGGTGAAAAATATGGCTGAAGGTACAAGCTTTTATAAAATCAATGACGAAGGGCAAAAGACTTTCTTCAACGAGAAAGCCAACCAGTACGCTAATATCCCTGGGCAAGACGCCTTCATTATCTTAGATAATATCAGAAAGAATAAAACGCTTTGGAGTAATTCCGGTTCTGCAATTGAGGATCTGGGAGATGGTATCATCAACTTCGAGATTCGTTCCAAAATGAACTCTCTTGGAGGTGAAGTATTAGACGGGTTAAACAGAGCAATTGATTTAGCTGAAAAAGAATACGATGGATTAGTAATCGGTAACCAGGCTGCTAACTTCTCGGTTGGAGCTAACCTTGCTATGATCCTTATGATGGCTGTAGACCAGGATTGGGATGATCTGAATATGGCGATTAACTATTTCCAACAATCTATGATGAGAGTACGTTACTCTTCTATTCCGGTTGTTGTGGCTCCTCATGGTATGACTTTGGGTGGTGGTTGCGAAATGACCATGCATGCAGACAGAGTTGTGGCAGCTGCAGAAACTTATATCGGACTTGTTGAGTTTGGTGTTGGTGTAATCCCTGGAGGCGGTGGTTCCAAAGAACTTACTGTAAGAACAATGAAAGAAGTAATTGCGGATGATGTTAAAACAAACAGATTGCGTGATGCCTTTATGAATATCGCCATGGCTAAAGTAGCAACTTCTGCATACGAGGCTTATGATATGGGTATTTTACAGAAACACAAAGACATCGTTGTTGTAAATAAAAACCGTCAGATTGCTGAAGCAAAACAAGTTGCTTTACAATTGGCTGAACAAGGGTATACACAACCAATCAAAGAGAAAGTAAAAGTACTTGGACAGGATGCTTTGGGTATGTTCTATGTAGGAACTGACCAGATGCTTGCCGGAAGATATATTTCTGAACACGATAAAAAAATAGCTGATAAGCTAGGTTTTGTAATGGCCGGAGGTAATCTTTCTGAAGCTACAGATGTATCCGAACAATACTTACTGAATCTTGAAAGAGAAGCTTTCTTATCGCTTTGTGGTGAAAGAAAAACTCTGGAAAGAATTCAGTATATGTTACAAAACGGAAAACCTCTTCGTAATTAG
- a CDS encoding four helix bundle protein — MKAHRLQDLQIWQKSILLVKEVYLLTEKLPADEKYGLVSQIKRCAVSIPSNIAEGAGRNNSKEFYQFLGIAQGSSYELETQLILLVELNFMEEIKILPLLQNLTEIQKMIYKFKTNLIDG; from the coding sequence ATGAAAGCTCATAGGTTACAAGATCTACAGATTTGGCAAAAATCTATTTTATTGGTTAAGGAAGTTTATCTCTTAACAGAGAAGCTGCCAGCTGATGAAAAATATGGTCTTGTCTCTCAAATAAAAAGATGTGCAGTATCTATCCCTTCAAATATCGCTGAAGGAGCCGGGAGAAATAATTCAAAAGAATTTTATCAATTTTTAGGAATAGCTCAAGGATCAAGTTACGAACTTGAAACACAGTTGATTCTTTTAGTTGAATTAAATTTTATGGAAGAAATTAAAATTTTACCGCTTCTACAGAACCTAACTGAAATTCAGAAGATGATCTATAAGTTTAAAACAAATTTAATCGATGGTTAG
- a CDS encoding acetyl-CoA C-acyltransferase — MKQAYIVAGYRTAVGKAPKGSLRFTRPDVMAATVIEKLVGDFPQLDKDRIDDLIVGNAMPEAEQGLNVARLISLMGLNTDKVPGVTVNRYCASGSEAIALASAKIQTGMADCIIAGGTESMSYIPMGGYKPVPESHMAKDHPDYYWGMGYTAEAVAKEYNVSREEQDQFAFESHQKALKAIAEGRFANQIASIPVEYTFLDENQKTQTKKFDFSVDEGPRKDTSLEGLAKLRPVFANGGSVTAGNSSQMSDGAAFVLVVSEEFLKEFNLTPIARLASYAAAGVPPRIMGIGPIYAIPKALKQAGLSLNDIDLIELNEAFASQSVAIKKELGLNPDILNVNGGAIALGHPLGCTGTKLTVQLLDEMKKRGNKYGLVSMCVGTGQGAASVFELL, encoded by the coding sequence ATGAAACAAGCATATATAGTTGCAGGATACAGAACAGCGGTAGGTAAAGCTCCGAAAGGTTCACTTCGCTTTACAAGACCAGATGTAATGGCTGCAACAGTTATTGAAAAATTAGTGGGTGATTTCCCACAATTAGATAAAGACAGAATAGATGACCTTATCGTTGGTAATGCAATGCCGGAGGCAGAACAAGGACTTAACGTAGCGCGTCTTATTTCCCTTATGGGACTTAATACTGACAAAGTACCGGGTGTTACCGTAAACAGATATTGTGCATCAGGATCTGAAGCTATTGCATTAGCATCGGCAAAAATCCAGACCGGTATGGCAGATTGTATTATTGCTGGAGGTACTGAATCTATGAGTTATATTCCTATGGGTGGGTATAAGCCGGTTCCGGAATCTCATATGGCAAAAGATCATCCTGATTACTATTGGGGAATGGGCTATACTGCAGAAGCTGTAGCGAAAGAATACAATGTTTCCAGAGAAGAACAAGATCAGTTTGCATTCGAATCTCATCAAAAAGCTTTAAAAGCAATTGCTGAAGGCAGATTTGCAAATCAAATAGCTTCCATTCCTGTAGAGTATACTTTCCTGGATGAAAACCAAAAGACGCAGACTAAGAAATTTGATTTCTCTGTAGATGAAGGACCAAGAAAAGATACCTCTTTGGAAGGTCTGGCAAAACTAAGACCTGTTTTTGCTAATGGAGGATCTGTTACTGCAGGTAACTCTTCACAGATGTCAGATGGTGCTGCTTTTGTTTTGGTAGTATCAGAAGAGTTCCTGAAAGAATTCAATCTCACTCCAATTGCGAGATTAGCATCTTATGCAGCAGCAGGTGTACCACCAAGAATTATGGGAATCGGACCTATCTATGCTATTCCTAAAGCATTGAAACAAGCGGGACTTTCTCTTAATGATATAGATTTGATAGAACTGAATGAAGCTTTTGCTTCGCAGTCTGTAGCTATTAAGAAAGAATTAGGACTGAATCCTGATATTCTTAATGTAAACGGAGGTGCTATTGCACTAGGACACCCGCTAGGTTGTACAGGGACAAAACTGACAGTACAGCTTTTGGATGAAATGAAAAAAAGAGGTAATAAATATGGTTTAGTTTCTATGTGTGTAGGTACAGGACAAGGAGCTGCCTCAGTTTTTGAATTATTATAA
- a CDS encoding four helix bundle protein — protein MSFKEDNLIQNKTFEFALEIIKFYEICKSQNEFILAKQILRCGTSIGANVEEAIAAQSKKDFISKLSIANKEARETRYWLRLYESSNLVQFNLDFYLKEIESIINILTKIIKTSSENL, from the coding sequence ATGAGTTTCAAAGAAGATAACTTAATTCAGAATAAAACATTTGAATTTGCATTAGAGATTATTAAGTTTTATGAAATTTGTAAATCTCAAAATGAATTTATTCTGGCAAAGCAAATTCTTCGTTGTGGAACTTCCATTGGTGCTAATGTAGAAGAAGCGATAGCGGCTCAAAGTAAAAAAGATTTTATCTCTAAGCTTTCTATTGCGAATAAAGAAGCTCGAGAAACAAGATACTGGTTAAGGCTTTATGAGTCTTCAAATCTGGTTCAGTTTAACTTAGATTTTTATTTAAAAGAAATTGAAAGCATTATTAATATTTTAACTAAGATTATTAAAACATCATCTGAAAATTTATAA